From Brassica oleracea var. oleracea cultivar TO1000 chromosome C3, BOL, whole genome shotgun sequence, a single genomic window includes:
- the LOC106331707 gene encoding UPF0235 protein At5g63440 isoform X1, translating to MPKRTTHTYSSEDAAPEGPDSDLFVYYCKHCGSHVLITDTQLQKMPKRKTDRSSVLDKKKHLARLNVSEGGKVLLKRGEVKLERQFRMNCIGCELFVCYRAEESLETAAFVYIVDGALSAVAAETNPQDAPVPPCISQLDGGLVQVAIEVEDRAQRSAITRVNADDVRVTIAAPAARGEANNELLEFMGRVLGLRLSQMTLQRGWNSKSKLLVVEDLSARQVYEKLLEAVVS from the exons ATGCCGAAGAGAACGACGCATACGTACTCGAGCGAGGACGCGGCGCCGGAAGGACCCGACTCCGATCTCTTCGTGTACTACTGCAAGCACTGTGGTTCTCATGTCCTTATCACTG ATACGCAATTGCAGAAGATGCCAAAGAGGAAGACCGACAGATCCAGTGTCCTGGACAAGAAGAAGCACCTTGCTAGGTTGAATGTCAGCGAGGGAGGAAAAGTTTTATTAAAACG CGGCGAAGTGAAACTGGAGAGACAGTTTAGAATGAACTGTATTGGCTGTGAGCTTTTTGTTTGTTATCGTGCTGAAGAGAGTCTTGAAACAGCAGCCTTCGTTTACATTGTTGATGGAGCACTTAGTGCTGTCGCTGCAGAAACTAACCCGCAG GATGCACCAGTACCTCCCTGCATTTCACAGCTCGACGGTGGACTTGTTCAGGTTGCAATAGAAGTGGAAGACCGTGCGCAACGTTCAGCAATCACAA GAGTAAACGCTGATGATGTTCGTGTTACTATTGCCGCACCAGCAGCTCGTGGGGAAGCTAACAACGAGCTTCTGGAATTCATGGGAAGG GTGCTTGGTCTGAGGCTGAGCCAGATGACTCTTCAAAGAGGCTGGAATAGCAAATCGAAACTCCTTGTG GTCGAGGATTTATCTGCTAGACAGGTGTATGAGAAGCTTCTTGAGGCCGTTGTATCATAA
- the LOC106331707 gene encoding UPF0235 protein At5g63440 isoform X2 — MSLSLKMPKRKTDRSSVLDKKKHLARLNVSEGGKVLLKRGEVKLERQFRMNCIGCELFVCYRAEESLETAAFVYIVDGALSAVAAETNPQDAPVPPCISQLDGGLVQVAIEVEDRAQRSAITRVNADDVRVTIAAPAARGEANNELLEFMGRVLGLRLSQMTLQRGWNSKSKLLVVEDLSARQVYEKLLEAVVS; from the exons ATGTCCTTATCACTG AAGATGCCAAAGAGGAAGACCGACAGATCCAGTGTCCTGGACAAGAAGAAGCACCTTGCTAGGTTGAATGTCAGCGAGGGAGGAAAAGTTTTATTAAAACG CGGCGAAGTGAAACTGGAGAGACAGTTTAGAATGAACTGTATTGGCTGTGAGCTTTTTGTTTGTTATCGTGCTGAAGAGAGTCTTGAAACAGCAGCCTTCGTTTACATTGTTGATGGAGCACTTAGTGCTGTCGCTGCAGAAACTAACCCGCAG GATGCACCAGTACCTCCCTGCATTTCACAGCTCGACGGTGGACTTGTTCAGGTTGCAATAGAAGTGGAAGACCGTGCGCAACGTTCAGCAATCACAA GAGTAAACGCTGATGATGTTCGTGTTACTATTGCCGCACCAGCAGCTCGTGGGGAAGCTAACAACGAGCTTCTGGAATTCATGGGAAGG GTGCTTGGTCTGAGGCTGAGCCAGATGACTCTTCAAAGAGGCTGGAATAGCAAATCGAAACTCCTTGTG GTCGAGGATTTATCTGCTAGACAGGTGTATGAGAAGCTTCTTGAGGCCGTTGTATCATAA
- the LOC106328008 gene encoding uncharacterized protein At1g04910, whose amino-acid sequence MAKTLRTIKNPFFTPHPPSPFLHFSLLFFSPPKRTTSPRYLNHHHQTRCTPQQVFLLLISLSLLFSGISFLASSLTTSSTCIVSSPSSPLGFFVSDDPRHLLTSLAVSVPSTLLPLPARGGRSGNMTEEEREFWKQPNGEGYKPCLEFSLAYRKKAARVSKEKKRFLVVVVSGGLNQQRNQIVDAVVIATILEAALVVPVLQVNRVWGDESEFSDVFDVEHFKKTLRSDVRVVSSLPSTHLMSRQTIENQIPWDVSPVWIRAKFFKQLNEEGLLVLKGLDSRLAKNLPPDLQKLRCKVAFHALRFTAPIENLGNKLARRMWIEGPYIALHLRLEKDVWVRTGCLTGLGSEFDRIIAETRMSQPRYLTGRLNLTYTERRLAGLCPLNAYEIARLLKALGAPSNASIFVAGGEPFGGSRAMEPLAKEFANLVTKETLAHKGEMLPYTNRSSALAAIDYIVSLSSDVFLPSHGGNMAKAMQGNRAYVGHRKFIMPNKRAMLPLMENPSVSESELSRVARKLHGKSQGHPESRRGRRDRDVLAYPVPECMCRHGKHRSIGFF is encoded by the exons ATGGCGAAAACGCTGAGAACAATCAAGAACCCTTTCTTCACTCCGCATCCACCATCTCCCTTCCTCCACTTCTCTCTCCTCTTCTTCTCTCCCCCGAAGAGAACTACCAGTCCTCGGTATCTCAACCACCACCACCAAACTCGCTGCACGCCTCAGCAAGTCTTCCTCCTCCTCATCTCACTTTCCCTCCTTTTCTCGGGAATCTCGTTCCTCGCATCGTCTTTAACCACCAGCTCCACTTGCATCGTCTCCTCGCCGTCTTCCCCTCTCGGTTTCTTCGTATCCGACGACCCTCGCCATCTCCTAACTTCCCTCGCCGTCTCCGTCCCTTCCACGCTGCTTCCTTTACCGGCGAGAGGAGGACGTTCCGGGAACATGACGGAAGAGGAGAGGGAGTTCTGGAAACAGCCCAACGGCGAAGGTTACAAGCCGTGCTTGGAGTTCAGTTTGGCTTACAGGAAGAAAGCTGCGAGAGTCTCTAAAGAGAAGAAACGTTTCCTCGTCGTTGTCGTCTCCGGTGGACTCAATCAGCAACGTAATCAGATCGTTGACGCTGTTGTCATCGCGACGATTCTTGAAGCTGCTCTTGTTGTTCCAGTTTTGCAGGTGAATCGAGTTTGGGGTGACGAAAG TGAGTTCTCTGACGTTTTCGACGTAGAGCATTTCAAGAAAACGCTTAGATCGGACGTGCGTGTTGTTTCTTCTTTACCGTCAACGCATCTTATGTCTAGACAGACTATTGAGAATCAGATTCCGTGGGATGTTTCTCCGGTTTGGATCCGTGCTAAGTTCTTCAAACAG TTGAACGAGGAAGGGCTTTTGGTGTTAAAAGGGTTAGACTCAAGGCTAGCCAAGAATCTCCCTCCGGATCTGCAGAAACTCAGATGCAAAGTTGCTTTCCATGCACTGAGATTCACAGCACCGATTGAGAATCTTGGGAACAAACTCGCGAGAAGGATGTGGATTGAAGGTCCTTATATAGCTCTCCACTTAAGGCTAGAGAAAGATGTATGGGTAAGAACCGGTTGTCTCACCGGTTTAGGCTCAGAGTTCGACAGAATCATAGCGGAAACAAGAATGTCTCAGCCGAGGTACCTCACTGGTAGACTCAACTTGACCTATACAGAGCGTAGGCTTGCTGGGTTATGTCCTCTCAATGCATATGAGATTGCAAG GTTGTTGAAGGCATTAGGAGCACCGAGCAATGCATCGATCTTTGTGGCAGGAGGTGAGCCGTTTGGTGGGTCACGAGCGATGGAGCCACTCGCTAAAGAGTTTGCTAACTTGGTGACAAAGGAGACATTAGCTCATAAAGGAGAGATGTTGCCTTACACCAATAGATCTTCAGCTTTGGCTGCTATTGACTACATTGTCTCACTTAGCAGCGATGTTTTTCTTCCTTCACATGGCGGAAACATGGCCAAAGCTATGCAG GGAAACAGAGCTTATGTAGGGCACAGGAAGTTTATAATGCCTAACAAGAGAGCGATGCTTCCTTTAATGGAGAACCCTTCGGTTTCAGAATCTGAGCTCAGTCGTGTGGCTCGGAAGCTTCACGGCAAGTCTCAGGGTCATCCTGAGTCAAGGAGAGGGAGGAGAGATCGTGACGTATTGGCTTATCCTGTTCCGGAGTGTATGTGTCGACATGGTAAACACAGGTCTATAGGTTTCTTCTAG
- the LOC106335533 gene encoding ribonuclease J, with amino-acid sequence MKPAASLHGSFSYPSSSIYFDARRPVTTPSKMAAFSALSLSPYTFTFRQSSRVRSTISCSVTSPPASSGTSSSSKAPRRRSGRLEGAGKSMEDSVKRKMEQFYEGTDGPPLRVLPIGGLGEIGMNCMLVGNYDRYILIDAGIMFPDYDDPGVQKIMPDTGFIRRWKHKIEAVVITHGHEDHIGALPWVIPALDSNTPIFASSFTMELIKKRLKEHGIFVQSRLKTFNTRRRFMAGPFEIEPITVTHSIPDCSGLVLRCADGNILHTGDWKIDEAPLDGKVFDREALEELSKEGVTLMMSDSTNVLSPGRTTSEKVVADALVRNVMAAKGRVITTQFASNIHRLGSIKAAADLTGRKLVFVGMSLRTYLEAAWKDGKAPIDPSSLVKVEDIEAYSPKDLLIVTTGSQAEPRAALNLASYGSSHAFKLTKEDIILYSAKVIPGNESRVMKMMNRLADIGPKIVMGKNEMLHTSGHAYRGELEEVLKIVKPQHFLPIHGELLFLKEHELLGKSTGIRHTTVIKNGEMLGVSHLRNRRVLSNGFSSLGRENLQLMYSDGDKAFGTASELCIDERLRISSDGIIVLSMEIMRPGASENALKGKIRITTRCMWLDKGRLLDALHKAAHAALSSCPVNCPLSHMERTVSEVLRKIVRKYSGKRPEVIAIAMENPMAVRADEVNARMSGDPNLGSGVAALRKVVEGNNKRNRTKKTQSQEDEIIDSSAGLLAEEGTASSTYTEGAEDVPVRSSSEESDDFWKSFINPPSPPSPGVTENVDKLTDAEAKTEDSENSREEKEDDDTSDSQTKSSTKRVRRNKWKPEEVKKVIRMRGELHSRFQVVKGRMALWEEISSNLSAEGINRSPGQCKSLWASLIQKYEECKADERSKTSWSHYEDMNNILSELDTPAPK; translated from the exons ATGAAACCTGCTGCCTCTTTGCATGGTTCCTTTTCTTATCCTTCTTCATCCATCTACTTCGATGCTCGCAGACCAGTTACGACTCCATCGAAAATGGCAGCTTTCAGTGCTCTATCGCTTTCCCCTTACACTTTCACCTTCCGACAAAGCTCTCGAGTTAGGTCTACCATTTCGTGCTCCGTCACTTCTCCTCCTGCCTCTTCGG GTACATCTTCGTCCTCTAAGGCACCTCGTAGAAGATCAGGTAGACTAGAAGGAGCTGGAAAAAGCATGGAGGACTCTGTAAAACGTAAAATGGAACAGTTTTATGAAGGAACAGATGGACCTCCGCTCCGTGTTCTTCCCATAGGTGGCCTTGGTGAGATTGGGATGAACTGTATGCTTGTTGGCAACTATGATCGTTACATTCTAATCGACGCCGGTATTATGTTCCCTGA TTATGATGACCCTGGGGTCCAGAAAATTATGCCAGACACAGGATTTATTAGACGATGGAAACACAAGATTGAAGCTGTTGTTATAACGCATGGTCATGAAGATCACATCGGTGCCTTGCCTTGG GTTATTCCAGCTTTGGACTCTAATACACCAATATTCGCATCATCCTTCACCATGGAG CTTATAAAGAAGCGGTTGAAGGAGCACGGGATCTTCGTTCAGTCTAGACTCAAGACATTTAATACTCGAAGGAGATTTATGGCTGGACCATTTGAGATAGAACCCATTACAGTTACTCATTCTATTCCTGATTGTAGTGGTTTGGTCCTCCGTTGCGCTGATGGTAATATTCTTCACACCGGAGACTGGAAG ATTGATGAAGCACCTTTGGATGGAAAAGTCTTTGATCGTGAGGCTTTAGAGGAACTCTCAAAGGAAGGAGTCACGTTG ATGATGAGTGACTCAACAAATGTATTGTCACCGGGAAGGACAACAAGTGAAAAAGTGGTAGCAGATGCTCTGGTGAGGAATGTAATGGCGGCCAAGGGAAGAGTTATCACAACTCAGTTTGCCTCCAATATACACCGTTTAGGAAGTATTAAGGCTGCTGCTGATTTAACTGGTCGAAAATTG GTCTTTGTTGGTATGTCCTTGAGGACATATCTAGAAGCAGCTTGGAAGGATGGAAAGGCTCCAATTGACCCGTCAAGTTTG GTGAAAGTCGAAGATATTGAAGCATATTCTCCTAAGGACTTGCTGATTGTCACGACTGGATCACAA GCAGAACCACGCGCTGCCCTGAATCTTGCATCATATGGAAGTAGTCACGCGTTCAAACTGACCAAGGAAGACATAATTCTTTACTCAGCCAAG GTAATCCCAGGCAATGAATCACGAGTAATGAAGATGATGAATCGATTAGCAGATATAGGGCCAAAAATTGTCATGGGTAAAAATGAAATGCTGCACACATCTGGTCATGCCTACCGTGGAGAGTTG GAAGAGGTTCTTAAAATAGTGAAACCACAGCATTTTCTACCCATACATGGAGAACTCTTGTTTCTCAAGGAGCATGAGTTGCTCGGAAAGTCCACCGGGATTCGTCACACTACA GTTATAAAGAATGGAGAGATGCTTGGAGTTTCTCACTTGAGAAATAGAAGAGTTTTGTCCAATGGATTTAGCTCTCTTGGGAGGGAGAATTTGCAG TTAATGTATAGTGACGGTGATAAAGCATTTGGCACAGCAAGTGAACTCTGTATTGATGAGAGACTCAGAATTTCATCGGATGGCATTATAGTCCTGAG CATGGAAATCATGCGCCCGGGCGCCTCGGAGAACGCTTTGAAAGGGAAGATAAGAATCACAACGCGATGTATGTGGCTTGACAAAGGAAGACTTTTAGATGCACTTCACAAGGCAGCACATGCTGCTCTATCAAGTTGTCCTGTTAACTGTCCCTTGTCTCACATGGAAAGAACAGTCTCCGAAGTCCTGAGGAAGATTGTGAGGAAGTACAGTGGTAAAAGGCCTGAAGTCATTGCCATAGCCATGGAAAATCCCATGGCGGTCCGAGCTGATGAGGTCAACGCGAGGATGTCCGGTGATCCAAATCTTGGCTCTGGAGTTGCAGCTTTAAGGAAAGTTGTGGAAGGAAACAACAAAAGAAACCGAACCAAGAAAACACAATCGCAAGAAGATGAGATAATTGATAGTAGTGCAGGACTACTAGCTGAGGAAGGAACCGCTTCATCAACGTACACAGAAGGTGCTGAAGATGTGCCTGTTCGGAGTTCTTCAGAAGAATCAGATGATTTTTGGAAATCATTCATCAATCCACCATCACCACCTTCACCTGGCGTAACCGAAAACGTGGATAAGTTAACTGATGCAGAGGCTAAAACAGAGGATAGCGAAAACAGTAGAGAAGAGAAGGAGGATGATGATACATCTGATTCTCAAACGAAGTCGTCAACAAAACGAGTGAGGAGGAACAAATGGAAGCCTGAGGAAGTTAAGAAGGTAATCAGAATGCGTGGAGAGTTGCACAGCAGGTTCCAAGTGGTGAAAGGTAGAATGGCTTTGTGGGAAGAGATCTCTTCAAATCTATCTGCTGAAGGAATCAACAGAAGCCCGGGACAGTGCAAGTCTCTGTGGGCGTCTCTTATTCAGAAATACGAG GAGTGCAAGGCTGATGAAAGAAGCAAGACGAGCTGGTCACATTATGAGGATATGAACAACATTTTGTCCGAGTTAGACACACCTGCGCCTAAGTAA
- the LOC106328009 gene encoding adenylate kinase 4-like encodes MADLEDVQTVDLMSELLRRLKCAQKPDKRLIFIGPPGSGKGTQSPIVKDEYCLCHLSTGDMLRAAVASKTPLGLKAKEAMDKGALVTDELVVGIIDEAMNKPKCQKGFILDGFPRTVAQAEKLDEMLKKRGTGIDKVLNFAIDDSVLEERITGRWIHPSSGRSYHTKFAPPKTPGVDDITGEPLIQRKDDNAEVLRSRLAAFHTQTEPVIDYYAKKAVLTNIHAEKPPKEVTSEVQKALS; translated from the exons ATGGCGGATTTGGAAGATGTTCAGACGGTGGATCTCATGTCCGAGCTCCTCCGCCGTCTCAAATGTGCTCAAAAGCCAGACAAACGCCTCATCTTCATTG GACCTCCAGGGTCAGGGAAAGGTACACAATCTCCAATAGTGAAGGATGAATATTGCTTGTGTCATTTATCCACTGGAGACATGTTAAGAGCTGCTGTTGCTTCTAAGACCCCTCTTGGTCTCAAGGCCAAAGAAGCTATGGACAAG GGAGCGCTTGTCACTGATGAGTTGGTTGTTGGTATAATTGATGAAGCCATGAACAAGCCAAAATGTCAGAAAGGTTTCATCCTTGATGGGTTTCCCAGGACTGTTGCTCAAGCAGAGAAG CTAGACGAGATGCTTAAGAAGCGGGGAACTGGAATCGACAAAGTCCTCAACTTTGCCATCGATGACTCAGTCCTGGAGGAAAGAATCACCGGGAGATGGATCCACCCATCTAGTGGCAGGAGTTACCACACCAAGTTCGCGCCTCCCAAGACCCCTGGAGTTGATGAT ATTACCGGAGAGCCTCTGATCCAACGCAAAGATGATAATGCTGAGGTTCTAAGGTCGAGGCTTGCTGCTTTCCACACTCAAACTGAACCG GTGATTGACTACTACGCAAAGAAGGCTGTTCTTACAAACATCCACGCCGAGAAGCCTCCCAAAGAAGTGACATCAGAGGTTCAAAAAGCATTGTCCTGA